The following are encoded together in the Rhinopithecus roxellana isolate Shanxi Qingling chromosome 5, ASM756505v1, whole genome shotgun sequence genome:
- the ABHD4 gene encoding (Lyso)-N-acylphosphatidylethanolamine lipase has translation MADDLEQQPQGWLSSWLPTWRPTSMSQLKNVEARILQCLQNKFLARYVSLPNQNKIWTVTVSPEQKDRTPLVMVHGFGGGVGLWILNMDSLSARRTLHTFDLLGFGRSSRPAFPRDPEGAEDEFVTSIETWRETMGIPSMILLGHSLGGFLATSYSIKYPERVKHLILVDPWGFPLRPTNPSEIRAPPTWVKAVASVLGRSNPLAVLRVAGPWGPGLVQRFRPDFKRKFADFFEDDTISEYIYHCNAQNPSGETAFKAMMESFGWARRPMLERIHLIRKDVPITMIYGSNTWIDTSTGKKVKMQRPDSYVRDMEIEGASHHVYADQPHIFNAVVEEICDSVD, from the exons ATGGCCGATGATCTGGAGCAGCA GCCTCAAGGCTGGCTGAGTAGCTGGCTGCCCACGTGGCGCCCCACTTCAATGTCTCAGCTGAAGAATGTGGAAGCCAGGATCCTCCAGT GTCTCCAGAATAAGTTCCTGGCCAGATATGTGTCCCTCCCAAACCAGAATAAGATCTGGACGGTGACTGTGAGCCCCGAGCAAAAGGACCGCACCCCACTGGTGATGGTGCACGGCTTTGGGGGCGGCGTGGGCCTCTGGATCCTCAACATGGACTCACTGAGTGCCCGCCGCACACTGCACACCTTCGATCTGCTTGGCTTTGGGCGAAGCTCAAGGCCAGCATTCCCGAGGGACCCAGAGGGGGCTGAGGATGAGTTTGTGACATCGATAGAGACATGGCGGGAGACCATGGGGATCCCCAGCATGATCCTCCTGGGGCACAGTTTGGGAGGATTCCTGGCCACTTCTTACTCAATCAAGTACCCTGAGAG AGTTAAACACCTCATCCTGGTGGACCCATGGGGCTTTCCCCTCCGACCAACTAACCCCAGTGAGATCCGTGCACCCCCAACCTGGGTCAAAGCCGTGGCATCTGTCCTAGGACGTTCCAATCCATTGGCTGTTCTTCGAGTAGCTGGGCCCTGGG GGCCTGGCCTGGTGCAGCGATTCCGGCCGGACTTCAAACGCAAGTTTGCAGACTTCTTTGAAGATGATACCATATCAGAGTATATCTACCACTGCAATGCGCAGAATCCCAG TGGTGAGACAGCATTCAAAGCCATGATGGAGTCCTTTGGCTGGGCCCGGCGCCCTATGCTGGAGCGAATTCACTTGATTCGAAAAGATGTGCCCATCACCATGATCTATGGGTCCAACACCTGGATAGATACCAGTACGGGAAAAAAGGTGAAGATGCAGCGGCCAGATTCCTATGTCCGAGACATG GAGATTGAGGGTGCATCTCACCACGTCTATGCTGACCAGCCACACATCTTCAATGCTGTGGTGGAGGAGATCTGCGACTCAGTTGATTGA